The following proteins are encoded in a genomic region of Lentisphaera araneosa HTCC2155:
- a CDS encoding DUF262 domain-containing protein: protein MSEGKKSLKDILNSRNIKQIIIPEIQRDYVWKTENVEKLLKSIVADAKESDPGITKEELDKLPPALRDQVERSLEENKIFSNIGFIYAYEDSEYKSRYFLIDGQQRLTTLYLLLLATAINSGKENYFSTHYFNNTLPKLDYKVRESAHNFLVNFMTYLLGGGDIKNIESQYWYFSNYKNDRTISSILRNYKTIASFVKDEKLSVDYVENNIELWFFDISKSSQGEELYIYMNSRGEEVIANENIKASLLENCSDKEKHEWGVKWEDWQDFFWKNRGAKLNSDQGFNEFLKWVIIIEKIKTSPNSSAEELGKFILAIRDQQKFSSELLTVNKIDEYFETIKYLKDLGLIGKKWLTGDTSTIDYFRLFPAILYINKLDAQEVHLRRLLRFFANVSKSVDISKNPDTQVVNAIRLMLKFLDDAHVDVTGFLQYKQSTNYKAILSSEECYKLSLYGEPPLETSRDDLETLFWGAEDSKLLNGKIEFLLFVSGSPVLGSLEKFNLRKFTTIYESFKDLFNKPTDELRRALLTVGDYTIDVGYSTNLSSARYSFGDGIEEWRKIINNHDNKLRFKKFFESYISVSCDNESSKVDSLNNIITSFLSRETLPNYWYVPFIENEKLLPYCENKKVCYQGNNPDTIYLIKKKKATKYEKLSSFQGVSC from the coding sequence ATGAGTGAGGGGAAAAAGTCTCTAAAGGATATTCTGAATTCAAGAAATATTAAGCAAATTATTATCCCGGAGATACAGCGTGATTATGTCTGGAAAACAGAGAATGTAGAAAAGCTGTTAAAGTCAATTGTTGCAGATGCAAAAGAAAGTGATCCAGGAATTACTAAAGAAGAACTAGATAAATTACCTCCTGCTTTACGAGATCAGGTAGAGCGCAGTCTAGAAGAAAATAAAATATTCTCTAATATTGGTTTTATTTATGCCTATGAAGACAGTGAATACAAAAGTCGTTATTTTCTCATTGATGGTCAACAGCGGTTAACTACACTGTACCTTTTATTATTGGCCACAGCAATAAACTCTGGAAAGGAAAATTATTTCTCTACTCATTACTTTAATAATACGCTACCTAAACTTGACTATAAAGTCCGTGAATCAGCTCATAACTTTCTTGTTAACTTCATGACTTACCTCCTCGGTGGAGGTGATATAAAAAATATAGAATCACAATATTGGTATTTCTCAAATTATAAAAATGATAGAACCATATCCTCGATCTTACGGAATTATAAAACCATTGCAAGCTTTGTTAAAGATGAAAAACTATCAGTTGATTATGTAGAAAACAATATTGAACTGTGGTTTTTTGACATAAGTAAAAGCTCGCAAGGTGAAGAACTCTATATTTATATGAATTCCCGTGGTGAAGAAGTAATTGCGAATGAAAACATCAAAGCCTCACTTCTAGAAAACTGCTCCGATAAAGAGAAGCATGAATGGGGAGTGAAGTGGGAAGATTGGCAAGATTTCTTCTGGAAAAACAGAGGGGCTAAGCTGAACTCTGACCAAGGCTTTAACGAGTTCTTAAAGTGGGTGATTATTATAGAAAAAATCAAAACATCACCCAATTCCTCAGCCGAAGAGCTTGGTAAGTTCATACTCGCCATTCGTGATCAGCAAAAGTTCTCATCAGAGTTGCTTACCGTAAATAAAATTGATGAGTACTTTGAGACAATTAAATATTTAAAGGATTTGGGCTTGATCGGAAAAAAATGGTTAACTGGTGACACTAGTACTATTGATTATTTCCGGCTCTTTCCGGCTATCCTTTATATAAATAAATTAGATGCTCAAGAAGTTCACCTTAGACGTCTACTTCGGTTTTTTGCTAATGTCTCTAAATCTGTGGATATCTCTAAAAATCCTGATACGCAAGTAGTAAATGCTATCAGACTCATGCTAAAATTTCTTGATGATGCTCATGTAGATGTAACTGGTTTTTTACAATATAAACAGAGCACAAACTATAAAGCTATACTCTCTTCAGAAGAATGCTATAAGCTGTCACTATATGGTGAACCGCCACTAGAGACCTCAAGAGACGACCTAGAGACCTTATTCTGGGGTGCGGAAGATAGTAAGTTGTTAAACGGGAAAATTGAATTTCTACTCTTTGTTTCAGGTTCACCTGTTTTAGGAAGTCTCGAGAAATTTAATCTAAGAAAATTCACCACAATATACGAATCATTTAAAGACCTTTTTAATAAACCCACTGATGAACTTAGACGAGCTTTATTAACAGTGGGTGATTACACGATTGACGTTGGGTATTCCACAAACCTTTCAAGTGCTCGCTACTCATTTGGCGATGGCATAGAGGAATGGAGGAAAATAATCAATAACCATGATAACAAGCTAAGGTTCAAGAAGTTTTTCGAGAGTTATATTTCTGTTTCATGTGATAATGAATCATCTAAAGTAGATAGCTTAAATAATATAATCACTAGTTTCTTATCGAGAGAAACTCTCCCCAATTACTGGTATGTACCATTTATCGAAAATGAAAAACTTTTACCTTATTGTGAAAATAAGAAAGTTTGTTATCAAGGAAATAATCCCGATACTATCTATCTCATTAAGAAGAAAAAGGCAACTAAATATGAAAAGTTAAGTAGTTTTCAAGGTGTATCATGTTAA
- a CDS encoding DEAD/DEAH box helicase yields the protein MLSLNQAIEIKESILAYLKATFNFQDKEVHQAFYDFINNTSEGLFKGPYLSLKLPFVKAGKQEQESIPLSIKPDWLAYDHQVKSWHRLSTANRKAQPTIITTGTGSGKTESFMYPVLDYCYRNLSRQGIKVIILYPMNALATDQAKRLAEAIYEDDRLKGKVTAGLFIGEGKDAGKYPKTMGADHIIENRESILASPPDILLTNFKMLDYALMKSNYNDLWLGNYKDSSLLQFLVLDELHTYDGAQGTDVANLIRRLKLKLSIPEDHLCPVGTSATIGSGEEAPKLLSDYASKIFGETIDPDCLITENRIQTEDFFEDDEKLDPFKPRTAILRDVKPQTGEGYDKYIERQIGFWQMSRDRLAEDLSSLKIVKDLVSVVNQDKGIHTLDTIVRNLSNLNENFRTVPQWDDQLQFNPKENIVLSLFSLISEAKVIDPQNGRKSPFLYTQTQLWIRELSGLLRTMSEKPQFTWKADTNPNENLSLPPWFCRDCGASGWLGIKHDNKERFEQDVQDVYTKFFANHKHIYFANRTSEFSMLDAVSVGYEPDDTFKKYVSNSSLLLHSQEDETRTDITAFRKLNRDGYNEHICPECNTRNTVSIIGTRIATLSSITVSQVLATDLDEQDEQQRKVLAFTNSVQDAAHQAGFVEARNYRFTFRSSLQQVINNLDKTVSLKELSDEFRTHWKESADGTGKSPLDAYYYRFYPTDYIGKSSPEDYKDKNDYESHFIKEFDERVSWELYSEFAYNAQIGRTLEKTSSSAVHFALEDLESVWDLMEPWLKENEPSGTIEKKLFLLFVELLLHRVRIRGAVSHDFLSKFRDGDLKLWDLNWMKDGRHFLNKNFGPRTRIPKLLTFKSESRGILDSTFAKKSNWFHQYYKKSFIMASSHQDMVNEFYEQLILSLEKSGIMDKSNCEEKLNFGLNPAKVFVNNKAKTYECSTCAHVVITSQEDHDLSNGKCLVYRCTGVYQINESAVQDNYYQLVYNRERSPRIYAADHTGLLERKAREDLEIDFKTRPNFNSKNAMVATSTLEMGIDIGSLNTAINNSIPPMPSNFLQRVGRAGRSTGSALIVNFAKSQAHDLFYYAEPLDMMAGEVSTPGCYIEAKEILKRHFFAYCIDSWAKEDPKNHHIPSNINYLKIETTDLFAPEFFINKIINFVKINEMALFESFKAGYKNDVEDSVFQHLRYELNNDAFYQFYKKIFVNLKDEIKKIQVIRKEIDERIKELKLGKEDPERIELENEKKNLGGIIRSIKNRNTLEHLTNVGALPNYAFPETGVTLTAKVLGNQAVGSTKTPLNKDFEIVRSASQALKEFAPDNHFYSQGYKFRVTGINTFDWSDKSNLHKKRFCSNCDHIELAETATKGACPKCNHESWASSSNVHTYAKLLSVKSFNNQSDACINDSSDDRNNLAYNVLQHFSFKDTSGAYAMKEIPFGIEFFKEVTITEENLGRKDVLDPRKVKINDFEAAAHGFITCKHCGKSSSNVRQKINGQDYKFHYGYCKYKDKVYAGQSDDVFEEVFFFREIQTEALKILLPVQELNSDAEIKMFQAGIELGLKKYFKGNPQHVRLSIYREYNHVTTKFDKYLVLYDAIPGGTGYLEKLFNANAFSKLLDNAYTEIKNCSCQFDDQDGCYRCIYSYSNQYYHKELSREQAEKRFYEIIRRSDDWEEQPAGLGNLTNTGNIEESELEVRFIRSLKKMAQKNESWQMDEVNDDGTISYTMNYSDSKKNLHFYIRPQVNLGRADGVEFHTRSDFLFICTHCEVNGEVMEDKSSLPRIAVELDGYQWHASGAHNRFEKDWEKRRAVSKSANHYSWSLTWDDVELFDTYLSDEETSNCNDSLNQKLLTNKGFQKTRSTLLKAVKRESGAVKQYENNFVRFLETLKSIEVLNSLRNNNSLYLSFFHEKLFTPSFPPAEIHESLANKTMNNYCVENKTLDGLIPLSVVEPNELFDLNMAVNIQKSELFADLTLKDTDSIDKEQWNEFWAIYNLIQFFDYEERGTLEEIADIEIEIDEILDAYDPELHPIILNIFKAGYLKSEEDEIKLNSLLDDNGDELAGAELIIEHKKLVYKPYSDEDEATFTQHGYTCINLKSLRGIEL from the coding sequence ATGTTAAGCCTCAACCAAGCCATCGAGATCAAAGAATCGATTCTGGCCTACCTAAAAGCCACTTTCAATTTTCAGGACAAAGAAGTCCATCAAGCTTTTTATGATTTTATTAATAACACCTCAGAGGGTTTATTTAAGGGGCCGTATCTATCGCTAAAGCTTCCCTTTGTGAAAGCGGGCAAGCAAGAACAAGAAAGCATCCCTTTAAGTATCAAGCCGGATTGGCTGGCTTATGATCATCAGGTGAAGTCCTGGCACCGACTCAGTACGGCAAACCGAAAAGCTCAGCCGACAATTATCACTACTGGTACGGGTTCTGGTAAAACTGAATCCTTTATGTATCCAGTTCTCGATTACTGCTATCGCAACCTAAGCCGTCAGGGCATTAAGGTTATTATTCTCTATCCCATGAATGCTCTTGCCACCGACCAGGCTAAGCGCTTGGCGGAGGCTATTTATGAAGACGATCGGTTAAAAGGCAAGGTAACGGCAGGTCTCTTTATTGGTGAAGGTAAAGATGCGGGGAAATATCCGAAGACCATGGGCGCGGATCACATTATCGAAAACCGGGAATCAATACTCGCGTCGCCACCGGATATTCTACTTACCAATTTCAAGATGCTCGACTATGCCTTGATGAAGAGTAACTATAATGACCTCTGGCTAGGCAATTATAAGGACAGTTCACTATTACAGTTTTTGGTATTGGATGAGCTTCACACTTATGATGGAGCTCAGGGTACGGATGTAGCCAATCTGATTCGTCGACTGAAACTTAAACTCTCAATTCCTGAAGACCATCTCTGTCCTGTGGGAACCTCTGCCACTATAGGCTCAGGAGAAGAAGCGCCTAAATTACTTTCAGATTACGCCTCCAAGATTTTTGGAGAAACTATCGACCCCGATTGCCTGATTACTGAAAATCGTATTCAGACTGAGGACTTTTTTGAGGATGATGAAAAGCTGGATCCCTTTAAACCTCGGACTGCGATTCTACGGGATGTGAAGCCTCAGACGGGTGAAGGATACGATAAGTATATAGAACGCCAAATTGGCTTCTGGCAGATGAGTCGAGACCGACTCGCAGAAGATTTATCTTCTCTCAAAATCGTCAAGGATCTCGTTAGTGTGGTGAACCAGGACAAGGGCATTCACACGCTTGATACGATTGTGCGAAACCTATCAAACCTGAACGAAAACTTTCGAACGGTGCCTCAGTGGGATGATCAGCTTCAGTTTAATCCCAAGGAAAATATTGTATTATCGCTCTTTTCACTGATTTCAGAGGCGAAAGTCATAGATCCTCAGAATGGTCGAAAGTCGCCATTTCTTTATACTCAGACACAACTCTGGATTCGCGAGCTGAGCGGCTTGCTGAGAACCATGAGTGAGAAACCCCAATTTACCTGGAAGGCCGATACTAACCCCAACGAAAATTTATCACTGCCACCATGGTTCTGTCGCGATTGCGGTGCCTCGGGTTGGCTGGGGATTAAGCACGATAATAAAGAACGATTTGAACAGGATGTTCAGGATGTGTACACGAAGTTTTTCGCCAATCATAAACACATTTACTTTGCCAACCGGACCTCAGAGTTTAGTATGTTGGATGCTGTTAGCGTAGGTTACGAACCAGATGATACCTTTAAAAAATATGTAAGTAATAGTTCTTTGCTGCTACATAGCCAGGAAGATGAAACACGCACTGATATCACCGCCTTTAGAAAGCTTAATAGAGATGGTTACAACGAGCATATTTGCCCTGAATGTAACACACGAAACACGGTGTCCATTATCGGTACGCGTATAGCTACGCTAAGCAGTATTACAGTGAGTCAAGTTTTGGCAACCGACTTGGATGAACAGGATGAGCAACAGCGCAAGGTCTTGGCATTTACCAATTCAGTACAGGATGCAGCACACCAGGCCGGCTTTGTAGAAGCTCGAAACTATCGTTTTACCTTTCGTTCATCTCTTCAACAGGTTATTAATAATCTCGACAAGACCGTCTCTCTTAAAGAGCTTTCTGATGAGTTTAGAACTCATTGGAAGGAGAGTGCCGATGGAACTGGTAAGAGTCCCCTTGATGCTTACTATTATCGTTTTTATCCCACGGATTACATAGGGAAGTCATCTCCTGAGGATTACAAAGATAAGAATGATTATGAATCCCACTTCATCAAGGAATTTGATGAGCGCGTAAGTTGGGAGCTTTATTCTGAGTTTGCCTACAATGCACAGATAGGCCGTACACTGGAAAAGACATCGTCCTCGGCAGTGCATTTTGCGCTTGAAGATTTGGAGTCTGTCTGGGATCTTATGGAACCTTGGCTCAAAGAAAATGAGCCATCAGGAACTATTGAGAAAAAGCTGTTTCTACTTTTTGTAGAGTTACTACTCCACCGTGTACGGATTCGTGGTGCGGTTAGCCATGACTTTTTAAGTAAATTCCGCGATGGTGACTTAAAGCTCTGGGATCTGAACTGGATGAAGGATGGACGTCATTTTCTCAATAAGAACTTTGGACCTCGAACTAGGATTCCCAAATTATTGACCTTCAAGTCGGAGTCACGAGGCATACTCGACAGTACTTTTGCTAAGAAATCGAATTGGTTCCACCAGTACTACAAGAAGTCATTCATAATGGCATCTAGCCATCAGGATATGGTTAATGAGTTTTATGAACAGCTTATTTTGTCTTTGGAGAAGTCTGGTATCATGGATAAGTCCAATTGCGAAGAGAAACTTAACTTTGGATTGAACCCTGCTAAGGTCTTTGTAAATAATAAAGCCAAAACCTATGAGTGCAGCACTTGTGCTCACGTTGTTATCACATCTCAGGAAGACCATGATCTATCTAATGGGAAATGCCTGGTGTACCGCTGTACTGGTGTGTACCAGATCAATGAGTCTGCAGTTCAAGATAATTATTATCAATTGGTTTATAACAGGGAACGATCGCCACGCATTTATGCTGCGGATCATACTGGGCTTCTTGAACGGAAGGCGCGTGAAGACTTGGAGATTGACTTTAAAACTCGCCCGAACTTCAATTCTAAGAATGCCATGGTAGCGACAAGTACTTTGGAAATGGGGATAGATATCGGTAGCTTGAATACTGCGATAAATAACTCAATTCCTCCCATGCCTTCAAACTTCCTGCAACGGGTGGGACGAGCTGGTCGTTCAACGGGTTCGGCACTCATTGTGAATTTTGCCAAAAGCCAGGCTCACGATTTGTTCTATTATGCAGAACCATTAGACATGATGGCGGGTGAAGTCAGTACGCCGGGTTGTTACATTGAAGCAAAGGAAATTCTAAAACGCCACTTCTTTGCCTACTGTATAGATTCATGGGCAAAAGAAGACCCTAAGAACCACCATATCCCATCGAATATCAATTATCTAAAAATTGAAACGACGGATTTATTTGCGCCTGAGTTCTTTATTAATAAAATCATCAACTTCGTCAAAATAAATGAGATGGCACTTTTTGAGTCCTTTAAGGCCGGATACAAAAATGATGTAGAAGACAGTGTATTCCAGCATCTGCGTTATGAATTGAATAACGACGCCTTTTATCAATTCTACAAAAAGATCTTTGTGAACCTCAAAGACGAAATTAAAAAGATTCAGGTCATTCGTAAAGAAATAGATGAACGCATTAAAGAGCTGAAACTCGGGAAAGAAGATCCCGAGCGAATTGAACTTGAGAATGAAAAGAAGAATCTAGGCGGCATTATTCGATCAATCAAAAATCGTAATACCCTGGAGCACTTAACTAATGTGGGGGCATTACCCAATTATGCTTTCCCTGAAACAGGAGTCACTCTAACGGCTAAAGTTCTAGGTAATCAGGCCGTCGGCAGTACAAAGACACCACTCAATAAAGATTTTGAAATTGTTCGTTCAGCGAGTCAGGCTTTAAAAGAATTTGCACCAGATAACCATTTCTATTCTCAAGGGTATAAATTCCGCGTAACCGGCATCAATACCTTTGATTGGTCAGATAAAAGTAACCTCCACAAAAAGCGTTTCTGCTCCAATTGCGATCATATTGAATTGGCGGAAACAGCTACGAAAGGGGCTTGCCCTAAGTGTAATCATGAATCGTGGGCTTCATCATCTAATGTTCACACCTATGCAAAACTCCTCTCAGTTAAGTCTTTCAATAATCAATCAGATGCGTGTATCAACGATAGCAGTGATGATAGAAATAACTTGGCATACAACGTACTGCAGCATTTCTCATTTAAAGACACAAGTGGTGCTTATGCCATGAAAGAGATCCCCTTTGGGATAGAGTTTTTCAAGGAAGTGACGATTACTGAAGAAAACCTGGGGCGCAAGGATGTACTTGATCCACGCAAGGTAAAAATCAATGACTTTGAGGCTGCCGCACACGGTTTCATTACCTGTAAACACTGCGGTAAGAGTTCGTCAAATGTTCGACAAAAAATTAATGGTCAGGATTACAAGTTTCACTACGGCTACTGCAAGTACAAGGATAAGGTTTATGCTGGTCAATCTGATGATGTTTTTGAAGAGGTTTTCTTCTTTAGAGAAATTCAGACAGAGGCACTCAAGATTTTATTACCCGTGCAGGAACTGAATAGCGATGCTGAAATCAAAATGTTTCAGGCAGGTATAGAGCTTGGCTTGAAGAAGTATTTCAAAGGGAACCCACAGCATGTGAGGTTATCAATTTACCGTGAGTACAACCATGTCACGACAAAGTTTGATAAGTACCTTGTGCTTTATGATGCAATCCCCGGGGGGACAGGCTATCTGGAAAAGCTTTTCAACGCCAACGCTTTTAGTAAGTTACTTGATAATGCTTATACTGAAATAAAGAACTGCTCTTGTCAGTTTGATGATCAAGATGGTTGCTATCGCTGTATTTATTCGTATTCAAATCAGTATTACCACAAGGAACTCAGTAGAGAACAAGCAGAGAAACGATTTTATGAAATCATAAGACGTTCCGACGACTGGGAAGAGCAGCCAGCTGGTCTCGGTAACTTAACGAATACGGGTAATATCGAAGAATCAGAGCTTGAGGTTCGTTTTATCAGAAGCTTGAAAAAGATGGCGCAGAAAAACGAGTCATGGCAGATGGATGAAGTCAATGATGATGGAACCATTTCTTACACGATGAACTACTCAGACAGCAAGAAAAACCTTCATTTCTACATTAGACCCCAGGTCAATTTAGGACGTGCGGATGGCGTAGAGTTTCATACACGTTCTGATTTTCTCTTTATATGCACACATTGTGAAGTTAACGGAGAGGTGATGGAGGACAAAAGTAGCTTACCCAGAATCGCTGTAGAGCTAGATGGGTATCAATGGCATGCGTCCGGAGCTCATAATCGTTTCGAGAAGGATTGGGAAAAAAGAAGAGCTGTTTCAAAATCAGCAAATCATTATTCCTGGAGTTTAACATGGGATGATGTGGAATTGTTTGATACATACTTAAGTGATGAAGAAACTAGTAATTGTAATGATTCCCTAAATCAAAAGCTCCTTACGAATAAAGGATTTCAGAAAACAAGAAGTACCTTATTGAAAGCGGTTAAAAGAGAATCTGGGGCAGTTAAGCAGTATGAGAATAACTTTGTTCGTTTCCTTGAAACTTTAAAATCGATTGAGGTTTTGAATAGCTTACGGAATAATAACTCCCTCTATCTATCCTTCTTTCACGAAAAGTTATTTACGCCATCGTTTCCACCAGCTGAAATCCATGAATCTCTGGCCAATAAAACAATGAATAACTATTGCGTTGAGAACAAAACGCTTGATGGTTTGATTCCTTTGTCTGTAGTAGAACCTAATGAACTTTTCGATTTGAATATGGCGGTAAATATTCAAAAGAGCGAATTGTTTGCTGACCTGACCTTAAAGGATACGGATTCTATAGATAAAGAACAGTGGAATGAGTTTTGGGCTATTTATAACTTAATACAGTTTTTCGATTATGAGGAAAGAGGCACGCTTGAGGAGATCGCTGATATTGAAATTGAAATCGATGAAATATTGGATGCTTACGATCCCGAATTACATCCTATTATTCTAAACATCTTTAAGGCGGGATATTTAAAGTCAGAGGAAGATGAAATAAAGTTAAACTCATTACTCGATGATAATGGAGACGAGTTAGCAGGAGCGGAACTCATAATTGAGCATAAAAAATTAGTATATAAACCTTACTCCGATGAGGATGAAGCCACGTTTACTCAGCACGGATATACATGTATAAATTTAAAATCTTTAAGGGGGATTGAGCTATGA
- a CDS encoding 3'-5' exonuclease, whose translation MKLLVYDKFWNSFIDLPKSTQKKVVEFQKKFRENSKSSGIHLEPISTFKDKSLRSARVDKTYRAIIKSPESGDVYYLLWVDHHDEAYKWATNKMFQWNDVTQSMQMFAAPEVAFVPEAKEEPQMVQKAFFNMIDTEKLIKIGVPEVLLPSIQTIDTFSDLEGVEDYIPSDVFEYLFYLLEGAKIDDLIHEINAGRVDDKDLDKQVESINNQRSFIELTDDSLFNEALSGCLNKWKHYLHPSQRKLVNGDFKGSVKVSGGAGTGKTVAALHRLKFLSETKQANEKIVFTTYTRALTENLSNLITGLSIDTKDVAIMNIDQVVLGLIKDYKLFPVEYKVFEYHSVKKSIDLWEEIVEEELTSYSPEFLEAEYKQIVLNNALSSFDEYVRIPRKGRGKPVSRRQRKEIWGYVEKFKSLSESKKLYYRDELFNTLTRHLNNEEKKSFDYCLVDELQDFSNVELRLVRSLVPEKANDLFMVGDPMQSIYSKRINFSQAGINIRGKKSHRLRINYRTTEEIKKLAVSVIQDCHYDNFEGEEEEKAGYVSLFHGSKPTYTVHKTKDTEVSSVFDAITNLIENGYQYSDVAVCARTKSGLKEFRNALHKQKVPYDDNDSDKFSTSNAVSLLTFHKIKGLEFKHVFIVDVNDRTVPKLPFDFDDYEKEAKSNYLRNEKSMVYVAVSRAIENVTITGTGRKSEFLKV comes from the coding sequence ATGAAGCTATTAGTTTACGATAAATTTTGGAATTCATTTATTGATTTGCCAAAGAGTACACAGAAGAAGGTCGTTGAGTTTCAGAAAAAATTTAGGGAGAACTCTAAATCTTCAGGCATTCATTTAGAGCCAATTTCCACTTTTAAAGATAAATCACTTAGGTCTGCTCGAGTCGATAAAACCTATCGGGCGATAATAAAGTCACCTGAGTCAGGAGATGTGTACTACTTACTTTGGGTTGACCACCATGATGAAGCTTATAAGTGGGCGACCAATAAGATGTTCCAATGGAATGATGTGACGCAGTCTATGCAGATGTTTGCTGCACCTGAAGTCGCCTTCGTTCCAGAGGCAAAAGAAGAACCTCAAATGGTTCAGAAAGCTTTCTTCAATATGATTGATACTGAGAAGTTGATCAAGATAGGTGTTCCTGAAGTACTACTACCTTCAATTCAGACGATAGATACTTTCTCAGATCTTGAAGGCGTGGAAGACTACATTCCTTCCGATGTTTTTGAGTATTTATTTTACTTGCTCGAAGGCGCTAAAATCGATGACTTGATTCATGAGATCAATGCGGGCCGTGTCGATGACAAGGATTTAGATAAACAAGTTGAGAGTATCAATAACCAGCGTTCATTCATTGAGCTGACAGATGACTCATTATTCAATGAAGCCTTATCGGGCTGCTTAAATAAATGGAAGCACTATCTTCACCCATCACAGCGAAAACTTGTGAATGGTGACTTTAAAGGCTCTGTAAAAGTCAGTGGCGGTGCTGGTACAGGTAAAACGGTCGCAGCTTTGCACCGCTTGAAATTCCTCAGCGAAACTAAACAAGCGAATGAAAAAATAGTCTTCACAACTTATACTAGGGCTTTAACGGAAAATCTAAGTAATTTAATTACCGGATTAAGCATAGATACTAAGGACGTTGCCATAATGAATATTGACCAAGTGGTACTTGGTCTAATAAAAGATTATAAATTGTTCCCAGTTGAGTATAAAGTCTTTGAATATCATTCCGTGAAAAAATCTATTGATCTATGGGAAGAGATAGTTGAAGAAGAATTGACGAGTTATTCCCCTGAGTTTTTAGAAGCAGAATATAAACAGATTGTGCTCAATAACGCACTTTCATCATTTGATGAGTATGTGAGAATCCCCCGTAAAGGTAGAGGTAAGCCGGTAAGCCGTAGACAGCGTAAAGAAATTTGGGGCTATGTTGAAAAATTTAAGTCACTCAGTGAATCGAAAAAACTGTATTACAGAGATGAGCTCTTTAATACACTGACAAGACACTTAAATAATGAAGAAAAGAAATCATTTGATTACTGCCTAGTGGATGAGCTTCAAGATTTCTCCAATGTAGAATTGCGCTTGGTACGTAGCCTGGTTCCAGAAAAAGCGAATGATCTATTCATGGTGGGAGACCCCATGCAAAGTATCTATAGCAAGAGAATAAACTTCTCACAAGCAGGGATAAATATTCGTGGTAAAAAGAGCCACCGCTTAAGAATTAATTATAGAACTACAGAAGAAATCAAAAAACTGGCGGTATCGGTTATTCAGGATTGTCACTACGATAACTTTGAAGGCGAAGAGGAAGAGAAAGCTGGATATGTATCTCTCTTTCATGGATCAAAGCCCACTTATACAGTTCACAAAACCAAAGATACTGAAGTAAGCTCAGTATTTGACGCCATCACTAACTTGATTGAAAATGGTTACCAATATTCAGATGTGGCGGTATGTGCCCGGACCAAGTCTGGACTTAAAGAGTTCAGGAATGCGCTTCATAAGCAAAAAGTTCCTTATGATGACAATGATAGCGATAAATTCTCTACGAGCAATGCTGTGAGCCTTCTGACCTTTCATAAAATTAAAGGGCTTGAATTCAAACATGTGTTCATTGTCGATGTGAATGACCGCACGGTTCCAAAACTTCCCTTCGACTTTGATGATTACGAGAAAGAAGCGAAGAGCAATTACCTGAGGAATGAGAAGTCTATGGTTTATGTAGCGGTTTCCCGCGCCATCGAAAACGTCACGATCACCGGTACCGGCCGTAAATCCGAATTTTTAAAGGTTTAA